The genomic window AATTTGTGGTATTTTACTTTTCATGCATGATAAATAAACTGTGTTATGATTATTTTTGTAGATTGAAAGATACAGAGCAGAAATTAAGAAGCTTCAGGAATCCGAGGCAGAAATTAAGGCTTTGTCATTCAATTATGCTGctctattaaaagaaaaagaggtaTCTGATAGTTTTCGTAttgtttgatttaaaaatatcTTGTGCCAACTTGGTAGTTTACAATTATGACCGGTGATATATTTTATGGCAATAAGGGCATGCTGTGGTTGTTCTAGTTTATTTCCAGGATTGGTCTAAAATTCAGTTCTTACAAATGATAATAGTGCAAATAATTTACAGCTTTCTTCTagtttttaaacattttcaaatgGCTTCTTTCTCTCTATTTGCCTTGCATTCCATTTCCAGGAGCAAATTTCGAGGCTGAACCAAGAAAATGGCTCATTGAAACAAAATTTGAATGCGACAAATGCAGCTTTGAGTGCAGCTAGAAGCGAAAGTTCCGAAGTATCTAGTAATGGAATTAATGCACCCAAGGTAGTTGCTACTCTCAGTTAGAGTTGTCTGAGGTTTGTTTATTGAGAAATCCTGGAATTAATGCATTAGGTTCTGCAATTCCGAAGGCATATGTAGTTCCATGTAATAAAGCAAACATAATGTGCTACTACTGAGTCTGCTGTTTCTGATTGCTTCTGTAACTAGAGAGAAGCAGGTCTGAAAAGGTTTTGTTGTATTATGTTTCATACCTCTGGCAACCTTGAACCTCCCAATAGGTGGATGCCACAGAAAGTTGAATGTGGAGATGAATCCTTGTTTGTAGAATGAAAGATTGGTCTTTTACTTCTTGTAACCTTGTGGTCTTGATGTCTCTCCTTCATAAAATGAGTTGGTTGGGATACTTGGATGGTTTGGTGGCTCAATTACATAACACGCGTGATATTAATTATTGAGCTTTCTTGTTGTGCTTGTACTGGAACATATATTTATTTCCACTGGATATGTTGTAAGTTTGTCTTGAATTATGATTCTGCTGCCACCAAGCCAGAAGTGACCTGCTATCATAATGTGCATGTCTCTGTCTGTTAAATCATTGTTTATTGGCTGATTGGCATTAGCCATTTCTCCAGGGAAATGGTGATCAGTCACCACACCAACTGCGTAAGTCGGCAAGTCTAGTAAAAAATCGTCATGGTGGAAACCAAATGTCCAATGGTCTTACCTCTAAACATGATGGAAGAGAAAAGGTAATGGCACTGTTTCCCCCCCTCTATTTTATTATAAGAGGCACTATTAGGATGTTGGAATGTAATTGGTGTTCACCTGGTAATGAAACCTTTTGCTGTTTTGCTTTTTCCCTCTTTTGTTTTAGGGGATACTAAGCTCTTTCTTggttttttccattttattccaaaataaaaattttcctcTGTATTTCTAGTTGTTTCTTAAGATAACAGGTGGActtgatgaaaattttatatatatgcatgcctTCTAGGAGCTTGCAGATTTGCTGGAAGAGAAAAATAGGTCCCTGGAGGCAGTTCAAGCTAGTCATGAACAACAAATAAAGCAATTAAAGATGGAACTTGAAAAAGAGCGTGATAAACTAGTGAATGTACAGATGAGATTGCAAGGTATAATTTGTACACCTTGAGGACCCATTTATGATGCTTGCAATATCATCTGTTGTCAAGCAAAGGaaatatcatctttcttcttattTATTGTAAAAATTCCAGAGGAGCACAAGCAGAATGAGTCTTTTCAGGAGGAGCTGAAGTTACTGAAATCAGAGAAGGATAAAGTAAGCTTCTAAATTGTTTGGTGTTGATAGATGTTATCATTGATTTGACTTTTTTAAATGACCTCGCCTCCACCCCTTCTTTTATAGCACATGATGGTTCCTCTGTTGAAAATTGCTTAATGTGTTTTCTTCAATTCAGGCAGTATTCATACACATTTACCCTTGATCATCAACATGGATAGCGATGATGACTTGACAAACTTTACGTGCTTTCTATCGCTTCAAATTAGCATGTTCCAATTGTATAATCTAGTTGCTGTACTTCATTTCTGTATTTTTAACATCAATCCCAGTATCTAGGGTCTTCCTTGAAATTATTATGTTTCTGTGACTTTTTGCATAATGTTTATTCAATATCAGCTAATTGTTTAGCTTGTTATCTGTTTGCTACTTTTGTATAATTGTGTCCTTCATTTGAATAGCGTTTGGGAGTTAGCAAATAATTTCAGTCTATGTTAgttgaagaccattttgagttccTCATTTGTCCCCTCTAAAAGAAACATGCATAAActcttctctatttttctttctctctggATTTTAATTGTCAAATATTCTTACTTTACTGAGCATTGACAGACGTTCACTGAGTTGAGCAAATTACGCAGTGAATTGAATGgaaaaatggtagaaataaggCGTTTGCAAATGGAGTTGAATAGACAGGAGGATGAAAGTGCAGATGATACACAGGATAATTTAAAAAGAGCGATTGCCACCTTGGAGAAAGAGAACACTCATCTAAAGGTTGATACCTGCTTGCGTTGTTAATAGTTTCCATTTAAAGAAGTGTATTATcgttgataaatattatattgcTCCTTTATATTAACATCCTGCATGTACTTCCATTTGTATCCTCTCATAGATGGAGAAGAATGAACTTGAAGCTGCCCTGGAAAGTAGCAGGAAATCTTTAACTGGCAAGATCGATCCCAATGCTTCAGAGACTCTGGTAATATCCAGTTTGCTATGCATGAACCATATTCTCTGCAGGTGTCATGTGTGCATATGTTATGCATTGGCAAAGTTTGATTCATTATTGGTTATTGTTATATTTTCTTTGCTGAAACTTTTTATCTGCAGCATTTCAATTTTATCAATTCTTTGTGTAATATCTTTTTCTCCAGAAGTTAGATTCATCAGGAAGTTCTCCCCGGATGCAAGAAGTGGAACTATCACTGCAGCAAATGGAAAAGGATCTGAAAGAAACATGCCATGAAAGGGATAAGGCTTTACAAGAATTAAATCGTCTTAAGCAACATTTGTTAGAAAAGGTTGCACCCCCCTGAACTTTTATGGAGTTTTTGGTGAAAATTTAGTCTTACAAGTCTTCAAGTTTCACTTATAATGGCATCTGTCAAATTGTTTAGCATAGATTATGTGATGTTAAAAGGATTTCTTTGTTATTCTTGACTTGTTGATATTACAATATGACCACCTAGTAGAGTCTTGCATGCAACTGTAATTGTCTGGCCACTGTTtgtatattttacaaatatataatgCCCTACCTTGTTACCATAATTCAACCCCCCTCGGGAAAAGAGCAAAGGAACTTTTATTAAGAAATGCAGTCTTGACCTTTTTAGCTTCTATGtattttttgttatatatttatgtgGATGAGGATGTTGGGAACATGCCACCATGAGAGAAAACAGTAGTAGCATGGTTGTCTAACTTTAAGTTTTTAATAGGATCAACTTCAACTTTCTGTTTCCTCTGTTACATTCTATGAGGATCCTGTATATTTTAATGTGATTTCTTACAATTTCTGCAGTCAAATTAAACATGGTTTATCTTTCTGCGATATTTTCTAGGAATCTGAAGAATCAGAAAAAATGGATGAAGACAGCAAAATTATTGAAGAACTTCGTGAGAGCAATGAATATCAAAGAGCTCAAATTGCACGCTTGGAGAAAGCCCTGAAGCTGGCAATGGCAGGTCAGGAGGAAGCTAAGATGACAAACAACAACGAACTTCAGAAGTCTAAGGAAATCATAGATGATCTTAACAAGAAACTTGCAAACTGCATGAGAACAATAGATGCAAAAAATGTTGAACTACTAAATCTTCAAACTGCTCTCGGTCAGTACTATGCTGAAATTGAAGCTAAGGTAAGTAAATCTTTAGCGTTGTGTATGGACAAACACTCAAGATAGCACTGGCCAAAGACAAAACTTTGATTTAATGCTTTATATTGTTCTGTTATAGGAGCATTTGGAGCGAGATTTGGCTCTAGCTAGAGAAGAATCCTCTAGACTTTCTGGTCTTCTGAAAGTATGGTCTCCCTCCTTTCCTAGTTATTACACAGTTGCTTTCATGAGTTGGAATGTGGAAAATCATGTGTCTCGAGGTCAAGAGCTTTTCCCTTATTTTCCTTTCTGATCATACGTGCATTCTCCAGGATGCAGATCAACAAGCAGAATTATcaaagaaggaaaaggaagaaatTCTGGCAAAGCTTTTGCAAACTGAAAGAATGTTAGCAGAAGGGAAAGCAAGAGTAAACAAGCTTGAGGAAGATAACAGTAAGCTAAGGCGTGCTCTTGAGCATAGCATGACAAGGCTTAACAGAATGTCGATGGACTCTGATTATCTTGTTGACAGGTTAGCCTGTTTAGATGTTGAATCATATTCTTACTATGAGGAATTGTCTACATTTTAGAACTGGATTTAACCATTACCATGTTAACTGACACTAACTTTTGTCACAATTGAAATATTTGATTAATATTTTGTCAgtggattatttatttatttatttgagtttGAAACTGCTGtggctctttctttcttttttttaatgttctatgaATAACTAGAACGTTAATATTGCAACTGACTTTTTCGCAGGCGTATTGTGATCAAACTACTTGTGACCTACTTCCAGAGAAACCACAGCAAAGAGGTATAAAATGGTTCAAGTAATTATGTGACACAACTAGATAATGAAATTTCTCTATCCATTTCATTTTTGTGAGCTATTATTTGGTAATCGAGGCTGTGGCATTGATCTCTGCTAGACAAAACTATTGCTGTACTCTCCTACACTTACTTTCATATGAATTCCAGGTTTTGGAACTTATGGTTCGGATGCTGGGATTCTCAGATGAAGACAAGCAGCGGATAGGTATTGCTCAACAAGGTACTGGCAAAGGTGTTGTTCGGGGTGTTTTGGGTCTACCTGGTCGTTTGGTTGGTGGCATCTTGGGTGGAGGTTCGGCTGATGTACCTGCAAGTATAGCCCCTGATAATCAGGTGACTTCTTTTTTTCACCTTATTCAGAAAACGAGTGTCCAAATTCCCATAAACGATGTTTTTCTTATTTAGCCGTTTGTCATTTGTGGGAAGAAATGGGTCAAAATTGGTTTGGTGTTCCTGAACTAGTAGTATCAGTAATTTCACTTTGCCCCATTTACTCAAAATATGGGCAAATTAGTctctgtacattagatcaaagagatcttttttgttaaaaatttcattcattcgTACTGTCAAAAACTGGCGTGACTAGTGAAATAACCTGACCACGTGTATCTCATGCTAATGTACAAGGATCAGTCTTTTACAGTAAAAATGGGTGGAATTTTTCAGAAAGATTAGTTAGGGCAAGATGCAATCAGACTCCTAGTACAGGAGCTTCCGTGGTACTTTTACCAGTAGTCTCTGAAAGAAACCTATTACATTTTCACTATCCGTGACATTCAAGTTTACGTAGAATTCAAGATGCGTCAAAATGGGAAACAATCAAATGTAACTCAGCCTTGACTATTCCCAGTAACATGAACACTTGGATTTTTGTTTTTCCTCAGTCAATTGCAGATCTATGGGTTGATTTTCTACTCAAGGAAACCGAAGAACGAGAAAAGAGGGCGGAAGATTCTAGTAAATCCAATGAAGACCTTAATGGAAGAAATCCAAATGCTACAGGACCTACTACATCTGCGACTGACCAAACAACTGGCGGTTCTGGTTTCTCTAGGTCTAGTTTCTCTCCGAGCCCCACACCCTCAGTAGGAAATCTTCGGCAGTATGAGCATTCAGATTCTGAATTCTCGACCGTTCCCCTCACGACATCGGAAGGTAGTGGTCGTTTATCAAGATTACTACCAAAATACTGAAAGGGTTTTCTCGGATGATGTAATTATTCCAAAAGGTATAGTTTTCTTTATTGGATGTTGTAGCCAAGATGAGTTCTATCTTCAAAAGTCTTCGACCAATTCCTTCATATACTTGAAATAAAGATAAATTCCATTCATTTCTTGTAATAGAAATAATGGATATTGATGACAAAGAAATACTAGATGACAATAAATTTGTGGCATTTGATTTGTATTTTTGTTCCATTGT from Gossypium hirsutum isolate 1008001.06 chromosome D12, Gossypium_hirsutum_v2.1, whole genome shotgun sequence includes these protein-coding regions:
- the LOC107943313 gene encoding golgin candidate 4 isoform X1; its protein translation is MWSSIADLKENLHKIALDVYDDEDEEREIYGSGNGDHSPFFDRRNSHRFAHSKPVSVSPIANGTDSPINSEIERYRAEIKKLQESEAEIKALSFNYAALLKEKEEQISRLNQENGSLKQNLNATNAALSAARSESSEVSSNGINAPKPFLQGNGDQSPHQLRKSASLVKNRHGGNQMSNGLTSKHDGREKELADLLEEKNRSLEAVQASHEQQIKQLKMELEKERDKLVNVQMRLQEEHKQNESFQEELKLLKSEKDKTFTELSKLRSELNGKMVEIRRLQMELNRQEDESADDTQDNLKRAIATLEKENTHLKMEKNELEAALESSRKSLTGKIDPNASETLKLDSSGSSPRMQEVELSLQQMEKDLKETCHERDKALQELNRLKQHLLEKESEESEKMDEDSKIIEELRESNEYQRAQIARLEKALKLAMAGQEEAKMTNNNELQKSKEIIDDLNKKLANCMRTIDAKNVELLNLQTALGQYYAEIEAKEHLERDLALAREESSRLSGLLKDADQQAELSKKEKEEILAKLLQTERMLAEGKARVNKLEEDNSKLRRALEHSMTRLNRMSMDSDYLVDRRIVIKLLVTYFQRNHSKEVLELMVRMLGFSDEDKQRIGIAQQGTGKGVVRGVLGLPGRLVGGILGGGSADVPASIAPDNQSIADLWVDFLLKETEEREKRAEDSSKSNEDLNGRNPNATGPTTSATDQTTGGSGFSRSSFSPSPTPSVGNLRQYEHSDSEFSTVPLTTSEGSGRLSRLLPKY
- the LOC107943313 gene encoding golgin candidate 4 isoform X2, which codes for MWSSIADLKENLHKIALDVYDDEDEEREIYGSGNGDHSPFFDRRNSHRFAHSKPVSVSPIANGTDSPINSEIERYRAEIKKLQESEAEIKALSFNYAALLKEKEEQISRLNQENGSLKQNLNATNAALSAARSESSEVSSNGINAPKGNGDQSPHQLRKSASLVKNRHGGNQMSNGLTSKHDGREKELADLLEEKNRSLEAVQASHEQQIKQLKMELEKERDKLVNVQMRLQEEHKQNESFQEELKLLKSEKDKTFTELSKLRSELNGKMVEIRRLQMELNRQEDESADDTQDNLKRAIATLEKENTHLKMEKNELEAALESSRKSLTGKIDPNASETLKLDSSGSSPRMQEVELSLQQMEKDLKETCHERDKALQELNRLKQHLLEKESEESEKMDEDSKIIEELRESNEYQRAQIARLEKALKLAMAGQEEAKMTNNNELQKSKEIIDDLNKKLANCMRTIDAKNVELLNLQTALGQYYAEIEAKEHLERDLALAREESSRLSGLLKDADQQAELSKKEKEEILAKLLQTERMLAEGKARVNKLEEDNSKLRRALEHSMTRLNRMSMDSDYLVDRRIVIKLLVTYFQRNHSKEVLELMVRMLGFSDEDKQRIGIAQQGTGKGVVRGVLGLPGRLVGGILGGGSADVPASIAPDNQSIADLWVDFLLKETEEREKRAEDSSKSNEDLNGRNPNATGPTTSATDQTTGGSGFSRSSFSPSPTPSVGNLRQYEHSDSEFSTVPLTTSEGSGRLSRLLPKY